Proteins found in one Helicobacter sp. NHP19-003 genomic segment:
- a CDS encoding YcjF family protein: MAGEVNLNLSDLMSKALGLMREHMDNDPLCSENLNILVAGGTGTGKSTLINVVFGTEVARTGQGAPITQQIKSYSQEGLTIYDTKGLEMKDFSATKQEITNFLENMHRKEAQEQIHIAWLCIQEPARRIQEGEVELYHLLKEHKVPTIVTISKAQQDKDDKGEKFSSVVQECFQLDEAHLQRVRALEVEDDEGEVKPIMGIGQLMEKSKALLPEGLKAAFNRKQKYDLKLRRKQCKEDAHKAITGYTTGAATIGATPIPFSDFALLAPTQIAMIMHISKIYGLKISTESAEKLLGVFVGVLGVGYVVRAAVGGVLKFVPMAGSVIGGAINATAAGGTTALIGKAYAAYLDANIKDPEGAIQSFNAKVFQKYLNMVKSLS, encoded by the coding sequence ATGGCTGGCGAAGTGAATCTGAATTTATCGGATTTAATGTCTAAGGCTTTGGGGCTGATGCGAGAGCACATGGATAATGATCCATTGTGTAGTGAAAATCTCAATATTTTAGTGGCTGGGGGCACGGGCACGGGCAAAAGCACACTCATCAATGTTGTTTTTGGCACAGAAGTCGCCCGCACAGGGCAGGGCGCGCCCATCACACAGCAGATTAAAAGTTACAGCCAAGAGGGGCTAACGATTTACGACACCAAGGGGCTTGAAATGAAAGATTTTAGCGCCACAAAGCAAGAGATCACAAACTTTTTAGAAAACATGCACCGCAAAGAAGCCCAAGAACAAATCCACATTGCATGGCTGTGTATCCAAGAGCCCGCAAGGCGTATTCAAGAGGGGGAGGTGGAGCTTTACCATTTACTCAAAGAGCATAAAGTACCCACGATTGTAACAATCAGCAAGGCCCAGCAAGACAAGGACGATAAGGGGGAGAAGTTTTCTAGCGTGGTACAAGAGTGCTTCCAACTTGACGAGGCGCATTTACAAAGGGTGCGGGCTTTGGAAGTGGAGGACGATGAGGGGGAGGTTAAGCCCATTATGGGGATTGGTCAGCTCATGGAGAAAAGCAAAGCCCTTTTACCCGAAGGGTTAAAAGCGGCGTTTAACCGCAAACAAAAATACGACCTCAAATTGCGCCGCAAACAATGTAAAGAGGATGCGCATAAAGCAATCACGGGCTACACAACAGGGGCGGCCACCATCGGCGCAACCCCTATCCCCTTCTCGGATTTTGCCCTGCTTGCCCCCACACAAATTGCTATGATCATGCACATCAGCAAGATTTACGGGCTAAAGATTTCTACAGAGAGCGCGGAAAAACTCTTGGGGGTTTTTGTGGGCGTGCTTGGTGTGGGTTATGTGGTGCGGGCGGCTGTGGGAGGGGTCTTAAAGTTTGTCCCCATGGCGGGTAGTGTGATCGGGGGGGCGATCAACGCCACAGCAGCAGGGGGTACAACGGCTTTGATCGGCAAGGCGTATGCAGCGTATTTAGATGCCAATATTAAAGACCCAGAGGGGGCAATCCAGAGCTTTAACGCTAAGGTGTTTCAAAAATACCTTAACATGGTGAAGTCCTTGTCTTGA
- a CDS encoding glycosyltransferase family 9 protein, which yields MSNLSIGFYRGMLIGDNLVCIPAMAAIKALYPSCKLVVYTNTIGKELYAGYDFIDTLVDMDTLSNEAIQQDINSWHFDYFILTQANRWRCKLINATNAKVVLSLLSLGSIFKSKFRTLFISRNFSPTAQYARMLRLVREINPKHFDSYFKSIDFTTTRLKTLPKHKERIDSFLAPYGAFSKLVCLNPFSRTCVYNLSLQGWLKLTQKLASLYPHILFILPTYQGNPIALDFTPTLPNIVVFKNDCDLFNMVELISRLWLLISPSTGNAHIANNLKIPLLGLFSKRDRVLWRGENMELDKLITLKEPQVKMSKEQEEGAIAQVVDTFQTLLQKPNVE from the coding sequence ATGTCGAATCTATCTATCGGTTTTTATCGTGGTATGCTCATCGGTGATAACCTGGTCTGTATCCCTGCAATGGCTGCCATTAAGGCCCTTTATCCCTCTTGTAAGCTTGTGGTTTATACAAACACCATTGGCAAAGAGCTTTACGCCGGCTATGACTTCATAGACACGCTCGTGGACATGGACACCCTCTCTAATGAGGCGATCCAACAGGACATCAATTCTTGGCACTTTGATTATTTCATCCTCACCCAAGCCAACCGCTGGCGTTGTAAGCTCATCAACGCCACCAATGCCAAAGTTGTCCTGTCGTTGCTTAGCTTGGGCAGCATTTTTAAGTCCAAATTCCGCACGCTTTTTATCTCAAGAAATTTCAGTCCAACGGCGCAATATGCAAGGATGTTGAGATTAGTAAGAGAGATCAACCCCAAGCATTTTGACTCCTATTTTAAGAGCATTGACTTTACAACTACGCGCCTAAAAACCCTCCCCAAGCACAAAGAGAGAATCGATTCGTTCCTTGCCCCCTATGGTGCGTTTTCTAAACTAGTCTGCTTAAATCCCTTTTCACGCACATGCGTGTATAACCTCAGTCTTCAGGGCTGGCTAAAGCTCACACAAAAACTTGCTAGCCTCTACCCACACATTCTGTTCATTCTGCCCACTTATCAGGGCAATCCCATCGCTCTTGATTTCACACCCACACTGCCTAACATTGTGGTTTTTAAAAATGATTGCGATTTATTCAACATGGTTGAGCTCATCTCCCGCCTTTGGCTTCTCATCTCGCCGAGCACGGGCAACGCCCACATCGCTAACAACCTTAAAATCCCCCTACTTGGCCTCTTTAGCAAGAGAGATCGGGTGCTTTGGCGTGGAGAGAACATGGAGCTAGACAAACTCATCACCTTGAAAGAACCCCAAGTCAAAATGAGTAAAGAGCAAGAAGAGGGGGCAATCGCCCAAGTGGTGGATACTTTTCAAACACTTTTGCAAAAGCCAAATGTTGAATGA
- a CDS encoding citrate synthase codes for MSITLINNETNEKFEFETINCTRGPNAIDFSKLFETSGIFSYDPGYASTAGCKSTISYIDGKKGELYYKGYPIEELVAKYKYVDVCKLLLTDQLPQNDTESLEFELELRHRSFIHRTLMNMFSAFPTNAHPMAKLSSGVSILSTFYFDHAKMDSEEDRQTMARRIVAKIPTLATICYRNEIGAPIIHPDISRSYIENILFMLRAYPHERLKHGLHGEVEITPLEVEALDKILTLHADHGQNASTTTVRNVASTGVHPYAAISAGISALWGHLHGGANEKVLNQLEEIGDVKNVDQYIARVKDKNDSFKLMGFGHRVYKSYDPRAKILKRLKDDLQAKGIKMNPKLDEIAAKVEEVALKDDYFIERNLYPNVDFYSGTILRALQIPVRFFTPVFVIGRTVGWCAQLLEHVKNAQVRIARPRQVYIGK; via the coding sequence ATGTCTATTACACTAATCAACAATGAAACGAATGAGAAGTTTGAGTTTGAAACCATCAATTGTACGCGTGGTCCAAATGCAATTGATTTTTCTAAGCTTTTTGAAACTTCCGGGATTTTCTCTTACGATCCGGGATATGCTTCTACGGCTGGATGCAAATCCACCATTAGCTATATTGATGGCAAAAAGGGTGAGCTCTACTACAAGGGGTACCCCATTGAAGAGCTGGTTGCCAAATACAAGTATGTAGATGTGTGTAAGCTTTTACTCACCGATCAACTCCCCCAAAACGACACCGAGTCGCTGGAGTTTGAGCTGGAACTGCGCCACCGCAGCTTTATCCATAGAACTTTGATGAACATGTTCTCTGCCTTCCCCACAAACGCCCACCCGATGGCAAAACTCAGCAGTGGGGTGTCTATCCTCTCCACTTTTTACTTCGATCATGCCAAAATGGATAGCGAAGAAGACCGCCAAACAATGGCAAGACGCATTGTGGCAAAAATACCGACCCTAGCAACCATTTGTTACCGCAACGAGATCGGCGCGCCCATCATCCACCCCGACATCAGCCGCAGCTACATTGAAAACATCTTGTTCATGCTAAGAGCCTACCCGCACGAACGACTCAAACATGGTTTGCATGGCGAAGTGGAGATCACCCCCTTAGAGGTGGAGGCTTTAGATAAAATCCTCACTTTACACGCCGATCATGGGCAGAACGCCTCCACCACCACCGTGCGCAATGTCGCCTCTACGGGCGTGCACCCCTATGCCGCCATCAGTGCGGGCATCAGCGCGCTTTGGGGGCATTTGCACGGCGGGGCAAATGAAAAAGTCTTAAACCAACTTGAAGAGATCGGCGATGTGAAAAATGTAGATCAATACATCGCGCGGGTGAAAGATAAGAACGATTCGTTTAAACTCATGGGCTTTGGACATCGGGTGTATAAGAGCTACGACCCACGGGCAAAAATCCTAAAGCGACTTAAGGACGATTTGCAAGCTAAAGGAATTAAAATGAATCCAAAACTCGATGAGATCGCCGCCAAAGTGGAAGAGGTCGCCCTCAAAGACGACTACTTCATTGAGCGCAACCTTTATCCCAATGTAGACTTTTACTCGGGCACGATTTTACGGGCACTGCAAATCCCCGTGCGCTTTTTCACCCCCGTGTTTGTGATCGGCCGCACGGTGGGCTGGTGCGCCCAGCTTTTAGAGCATGTTAAAAACGCCCAAGTCAGAATCGCCCGCCCTAGACAGGTTTACATCGGCAAATAG
- a CDS encoding sulfatase-like hydrolase/transferase — MSPRIAPLPLSWGLLLYSVVSLVFFNLPLLSFVLKENGGFGMAFSVCVAYICATNMVFVALSVLGLVVLRFLLALFSLLNALALYFVGTYHALLTREMMGNVLRTNFNEASAFLGGHLWAYVLLGLVVGAVFWVLPLKTAPLRNKAYFFLGSGLVFALWGAIHTKQWLFFDRHAKTIGGLVAPYNYSINTARAALLSLKKTPLKRFALVPLQAQGRVVVLAIGESARRANYGIYGYNKPTTPKLQELLNHHEILALKATSCATYTTAALSCILNAKRGYENLPLFLHRQGVKVVWLSLNDGPPPMDVDWSPPLLELHRWFRQVGLDPKIIDYDEALALALPHLLARYPKDNLLVILHLKGSHGPLYVDKIPKDFAPFKPICTHNELDACQSAALINAYDNTIAYNDRVLDLAIHALHHTPRQAVLLYMSDHGESLGEHGLYLHGTPYLIAPDFQKQVPFIVYLNPAIKTSLQAKPIKPNYHQDVIFSSVLHAFGLQKSPAYNPSLDIFQ, encoded by the coding sequence ATGTCCCCTCGTATCGCGCCCCTGCCCCTTAGCTGGGGCTTGTTGCTCTACAGCGTTGTTTCTTTAGTTTTCTTTAACTTGCCCTTACTTAGCTTTGTACTCAAAGAAAATGGGGGCTTTGGCATGGCTTTTAGCGTGTGTGTCGCCTACATTTGCGCAACAAACATGGTCTTCGTGGCACTGTCGGTGCTGGGCTTGGTCGTGCTGCGTTTTTTGCTTGCTCTCTTTAGCCTGCTCAATGCCCTAGCCCTTTACTTTGTCGGCACTTACCACGCTCTGTTGACAAGAGAGATGATGGGCAATGTCTTGCGTACCAACTTCAATGAAGCGAGCGCCTTTTTAGGCGGGCATTTATGGGCTTATGTTTTGCTAGGGCTTGTTGTGGGGGCTGTCTTTTGGGTCTTGCCCTTAAAAACAGCTCCTTTGAGAAACAAAGCCTATTTTTTCTTGGGCTCTGGGCTTGTCTTTGCGCTGTGGGGGGCGATCCACACAAAACAATGGCTCTTTTTTGACCGCCACGCAAAGACCATCGGCGGGCTGGTCGCGCCCTACAACTACAGCATTAACACCGCGCGCGCTGCCCTGCTCTCTTTAAAAAAAACCCCATTAAAACGCTTTGCTCTAGTGCCCCTGCAAGCGCAAGGGCGGGTGGTGGTGCTGGCCATCGGCGAGAGTGCAAGGCGCGCCAACTATGGCATTTATGGCTACAACAAGCCCACCACACCCAAACTCCAAGAGCTTTTAAACCATCACGAAATCCTAGCCCTCAAAGCGACTTCCTGCGCCACCTACACCACCGCCGCGCTCTCTTGCATTTTAAACGCCAAGAGAGGGTATGAGAACTTGCCCTTGTTCTTACACAGACAGGGGGTCAAGGTGGTATGGCTGAGTCTTAATGATGGGCCACCACCTATGGATGTGGACTGGTCGCCCCCTCTGCTAGAGTTGCACCGGTGGTTTAGACAAGTGGGCTTAGACCCCAAAATCATAGACTACGATGAAGCCCTAGCCCTAGCTTTGCCCCATTTGCTGGCACGCTACCCTAAAGACAATTTATTAGTCATCTTGCACCTCAAAGGCTCGCACGGCCCGTTGTATGTAGACAAAATCCCCAAAGACTTCGCCCCCTTTAAACCCATTTGCACCCACAACGAATTAGACGCGTGCCAAAGTGCCGCTCTCATCAATGCCTACGACAACACCATCGCCTACAACGATCGGGTCTTGGATTTAGCCATCCACGCTCTGCACCACACGCCCCGCCAAGCGGTGTTGCTCTACATGAGCGATCACGGCGAGAGTTTGGGTGAACACGGGCTGTATTTGCACGGCACGCCCTACTTGATCGCCCCCGATTTCCAAAAACAAGTCCCCTTCATTGTCTATTTAAACCCAGCCATTAAAACGAGTTTGCAAGCCAAACCTATAAAACCCAACTACCATCAAGATGTGATTTTTTCTAGCGTCTTGCACGCCTTTGGGCTACAAAAAAGCCCCGCCTATAACCCTAGCTTGGATATTTTCCAATGA
- the lpxE gene encoding lipid A 1-phosphatase LpxE, with product MKFKVLYLSSLPKSLPIKSIVLFFLLFLVGVIIPLPKIAKQPQVPAAFSVTEHYARFIPTIASFALPLLQRDPIGLIQIINVSIATTIATHALKWGLNDVVVFGRRLGERPNGSSKNMPSGHSSMVACALGFLVRRYGWVWLWFLPLALLTMGARIYLNAHTIGALIAGFSVGILCVLFLTSRFK from the coding sequence ATGAAGTTTAAAGTCCTTTATCTAAGCAGCCTGCCTAAGAGTTTGCCGATCAAAAGCATTGTGCTGTTTTTTCTGCTCTTTTTAGTGGGGGTGATTATACCCCTTCCAAAGATTGCCAAACAACCCCAAGTCCCCGCTGCTTTTAGCGTAACCGAGCATTACGCCCGCTTCATCCCCACCATCGCCTCTTTTGCTTTGCCCTTGCTCCAGCGCGATCCTATTGGGCTTATTCAAATCATTAATGTCAGCATCGCCACCACCATCGCCACGCATGCGCTTAAGTGGGGGCTTAACGATGTTGTGGTCTTTGGGAGGCGTTTAGGCGAGCGGCCTAATGGAAGCTCTAAAAACATGCCCAGCGGGCACTCTTCGATGGTTGCTTGCGCTTTGGGCTTCTTAGTGCGCCGTTATGGGTGGGTGTGGCTGTGGTTCTTGCCCTTAGCCCTCTTAACGATGGGTGCACGCATTTACTTAAACGCCCACACCATCGGCGCACTCATCGCCGGCTTTAGTGTCGGCATTTTATGCGTGCTGTTTTTAACGAGCCGATTTAAGTAG
- a CDS encoding ATP-binding protein, protein MARRSAFFGMTRTGKSNTIKIVIMAIEKLNEQRTQDQQIGQIIFDVNGEYTFANQQDQTCIYDKLQDKALRFSASARKVEEHEDVLVIQYDFYNNATLEESFGLLCDEIALLKQADYFKAFMGVSMFDREEYREREDQEEYNRKKRTNQRKRAIYKCILHRAKFGSAGYYKVYFHRFELTDGEQDKQDKARYKPHEGIPPEQACLYFENLDFNNLHDKYKQDKDYQALLTVLKATHVSGYEALMGLNHLHSHQGGDDYKKNHRSSTACGKGYIDRSLYCFHANARKIHQRTL, encoded by the coding sequence GTGGCACGCAGGAGTGCCTTTTTTGGGATGACACGCACGGGCAAATCCAACACCATTAAAATTGTGATCATGGCGATTGAAAAACTCAATGAACAGCGCACCCAAGATCAACAAATCGGGCAGATTATCTTTGATGTCAATGGAGAATACACCTTTGCCAACCAACAAGACCAAACCTGTATTTACGACAAACTCCAAGATAAGGCCTTACGCTTTAGTGCATCGGCACGCAAAGTAGAAGAGCATGAAGATGTCTTGGTTATCCAATACGACTTTTATAACAATGCAACTTTAGAAGAGTCTTTTGGGTTGCTGTGCGATGAAATTGCGCTGTTAAAGCAGGCGGATTATTTTAAGGCTTTTATGGGGGTGAGTATGTTTGATCGTGAGGAATATCGAGAGAGAGAAGATCAAGAGGAATATAATCGCAAAAAACGCACCAATCAAAGAAAACGAGCCATTTACAAATGTATTTTACACCGGGCTAAATTTGGGTCTGCAGGCTATTATAAGGTGTATTTCCATCGTTTTGAGCTTACCGATGGAGAGCAAGACAAACAAGACAAAGCACGCTATAAGCCACATGAAGGAATCCCTCCTGAACAGGCATGCTTGTATTTTGAGAACTTAGACTTTAACAATTTACACGATAAATACAAACAAGATAAGGACTACCAAGCCTTACTAACAGTTTTAAAAGCCACGCATGTGAGTGGGTACGAGGCTTTGATGGGTTTAAACCATTTACACTCCCATCAAGGGGGCGATGATTACAAAAAAAATCATCGATCAAGCACTGCGTGTGGGAAAGGTTATATTGATCGATCTCTCTACTGCTTCCACGCAAATGCAAGAAAAATACATCAAAGGACTTTGTGA
- a CDS encoding DNA double-strand break repair nuclease NurA — translation MDSKFPSKRLCFYNVGILTFSLQDLKALEGQQSIDPEVLGRLEKDFKRFSFVLSIQGYCHDHKDFITTTRERIYEIFKENSLNEDGDSLLNTLKWLVFQEYLGGRGSVEIGCITCGTRHTFKRQTTDHKDPQNNFLTCGCGTKIYITDCFELHTLVDEILGAGGIESFVMSAFEVVLMLSMFRFLIEADKWEWLPKILFMKDGPLALFSRLDDFVFKVVRVFLQFLYDKSLKDGVGYANWIGLDKSGAFVEHLQSLEHQIPEESLILPDSTYIKTYITGDTNSTFVHTTYFGLKMFVKSDRAFVLDVAIPFGLHKQYPNYLENPHIEDFLTLKNILEILKSLRCDLYQQSFIPIVMLNKLVSISNAPGQRILKSFALEVLNKLTSN, via the coding sequence ATGGATAGCAAGTTTCCCTCCAAGAGGCTTTGTTTCTACAATGTGGGGATTTTGACCTTTTCGCTTCAAGATTTAAAGGCTTTAGAGGGGCAACAGAGCATTGACCCCGAAGTCTTAGGGCGGCTAGAAAAAGATTTTAAACGCTTTTCTTTTGTCTTGTCTATTCAGGGTTATTGCCACGATCACAAGGATTTTATTACCACCACTCGAGAAAGGATTTATGAGATTTTTAAAGAGAATAGCCTAAATGAGGATGGCGATTCTTTATTAAACACCCTCAAATGGCTTGTGTTTCAAGAGTATCTGGGTGGAAGGGGAAGTGTAGAGATTGGGTGCATCACTTGTGGCACAAGGCACACCTTTAAGCGACAGACCACAGACCATAAAGACCCACAAAACAACTTTTTGACCTGCGGGTGTGGCACAAAAATCTACATCACAGATTGTTTTGAATTACATACTTTGGTCGATGAAATCTTAGGGGCTGGAGGCATCGAGTCCTTCGTAATGAGTGCATTTGAGGTGGTGCTCATGCTCTCCATGTTTAGGTTTTTGATAGAAGCTGACAAATGGGAGTGGTTGCCTAAAATTCTCTTTATGAAAGATGGTCCCCTAGCACTTTTTAGCCGACTCGATGATTTTGTCTTTAAAGTGGTGCGGGTGTTTTTACAATTCCTTTATGACAAATCACTAAAAGATGGTGTGGGTTATGCTAACTGGATTGGCTTAGATAAAAGCGGTGCTTTTGTGGAGCACTTACAAAGCTTGGAGCACCAAATACCAGAAGAGAGTCTCATTTTGCCCGATTCGACATACATCAAAACCTATATCACAGGTGATACAAACTCCACTTTCGTGCACACCACCTATTTTGGTCTTAAAATGTTTGTCAAGTCCGATCGTGCTTTTGTGCTGGATGTGGCAATCCCTTTTGGCCTCCACAAGCAATACCCCAACTATTTAGAAAACCCCCATATTGAAGACTTTTTAACGCTCAAAAACATTTTAGAAATTCTAAAATCCCTCAGATGCGATCTGTACCAACAATCTTTTATCCCCATTGTCATGCTCAATAAACTTGTTTCGATCTCAAACGCCCCCGGCCAAAGGATTTTAAAAAGTTTTGCATTAGAAGTTTTAAATAAACTCACAAGCAATTAG
- a CDS encoding lipid A biosynthesis lauroyl acyltransferase translates to MSKENGIKREWGIFWGKILEWALDILGFVLARMPHSWFVGCVRALGFVFYKLDKRRYYDAKANLDFVFPEMDHARKEAIIKRAYQNFAFIILESVRVEFLPKDIYDARFTLIDQENVLKSLAKNGQAVVMGMHFGYWEAVGTSLAQHYAQYDRGSLGRLTKFENINRLIVKHREAFGVRFINKVGAFKELLKVYNGGKGLVGILVDQNISPKEGVEVDFFGHKATHTTIGSILARRYNIDIVAVIIDFNEDYSHYFVTYYPPIQINITDDSQADIQEATQAQASLSEQIIRAHPESWFWFHRRFKTTHPEIYKRVK, encoded by the coding sequence TTGAGTAAAGAAAACGGGATTAAAAGGGAGTGGGGGATTTTTTGGGGCAAGATTTTAGAGTGGGCTTTAGACATTTTGGGCTTTGTTTTGGCACGCATGCCCCATTCTTGGTTTGTGGGCTGTGTGCGGGCTTTGGGCTTTGTCTTTTACAAGCTAGACAAGCGGCGTTACTATGACGCTAAGGCGAATTTAGATTTTGTCTTCCCCGAAATGGATCACGCCCGTAAAGAGGCGATCATTAAAAGGGCTTACCAAAACTTCGCCTTCATTATCCTTGAGAGCGTTCGGGTGGAGTTCTTGCCCAAGGACATTTACGATGCCCGTTTCACACTCATAGACCAAGAAAATGTTTTAAAGTCCCTAGCCAAGAACGGGCAGGCAGTGGTGATGGGCATGCACTTTGGGTATTGGGAGGCGGTGGGGACTTCTTTGGCGCAACATTACGCCCAATACGATCGGGGCTCTTTGGGGCGTTTGACGAAATTTGAGAACATTAACCGCTTGATTGTCAAGCACAGAGAGGCTTTTGGGGTGCGTTTTATCAACAAAGTGGGGGCGTTTAAAGAACTCTTGAAAGTCTATAATGGGGGCAAGGGTTTGGTGGGGATTTTGGTCGATCAAAACATTTCTCCCAAAGAGGGGGTGGAGGTGGATTTTTTCGGGCATAAGGCGACCCACACGACCATAGGCTCTATTTTAGCCCGCCGTTACAACATAGACATTGTGGCGGTGATCATTGATTTTAACGAGGATTACAGCCACTACTTTGTAACTTACTACCCCCCGATACAAATCAACATCACGGACGACAGCCAGGCCGACATACAAGAAGCCACCCAAGCCCAAGCCAGCTTAAGCGAGCAAATCATTAGAGCCCACCCTGAGAGCTGGTTTTGGTTTCATCGGCGTTTCAAAACCACGCACCCGGAGATTTATAAGAGGGTCAAATAA
- the waaC gene encoding lipopolysaccharide heptosyltransferase I encodes MKIAIIRLSALGDVIVSAVFLPFLKQHYKGVKIHWFVDENFAPILKNAPHIDVLHALPYKKTLRTKNPLKIWRFFRGLHSLGVFDLIIDMQGLVKSALIGLFLAKKSPKRFVGFDKNSIREKLASLCYSHKVAVPYSAHILERNACVLKGGFDLLFSPQEWAEPLQERSLAFFCPKSPKLEPILSTPTPKVLFVLETSRVHKTYPLEGFKRVGLALKDCGLEILILSHAHLEQAKELYTCLSPQVQAVLLPPLTLEEVKTLVAGVGVVVGGDTGVVHLAWALKTPSVTLYGNTPKERFELKGVGHVALVGNPRADYDKNDYSIKDIPPLAIKEAVLKVLEGTNKFE; translated from the coding sequence ATGAAAATCGCCATCATTAGGCTCTCAGCCCTAGGCGATGTCATTGTGAGTGCTGTGTTTTTGCCCTTTTTAAAGCAGCACTACAAGGGGGTGAAAATCCACTGGTTTGTGGACGAGAACTTTGCCCCGATTTTAAAAAATGCCCCCCACATTGATGTCTTGCACGCCCTGCCCTATAAAAAAACCCTACGCACCAAGAACCCCCTAAAGATTTGGCGTTTCTTTAGAGGCTTGCACTCGCTGGGAGTCTTTGATTTAATCATCGACATGCAAGGACTCGTGAAATCCGCTCTAATCGGTCTGTTTTTGGCTAAGAAAAGCCCCAAGCGCTTTGTGGGCTTTGACAAGAACTCCATCAGAGAAAAACTAGCGAGCCTATGCTACAGCCATAAGGTGGCGGTTCCCTACAGCGCGCACATTTTAGAGCGCAACGCTTGTGTGCTTAAAGGCGGCTTTGATTTGCTCTTTAGTCCACAAGAGTGGGCCGAGCCCTTGCAAGAGCGCAGTTTAGCGTTTTTTTGCCCCAAAAGCCCCAAATTAGAGCCCATCCTTAGCACCCCCACGCCCAAAGTCTTGTTCGTGCTAGAAACTTCTAGGGTGCATAAAACTTACCCTTTGGAGGGCTTTAAGCGAGTGGGGCTGGCTTTAAAAGATTGTGGCTTAGAAATTTTAATTTTAAGCCACGCCCATTTGGAACAAGCCAAAGAGCTTTACACCTGTTTAAGCCCCCAAGTGCAAGCGGTGCTGTTGCCCCCACTCACCCTAGAAGAGGTTAAAACCCTTGTGGCTGGGGTGGGTGTGGTGGTGGGGGGGGATACGGGCGTGGTGCATTTGGCATGGGCTTTAAAAACCCCCTCCGTTACTCTGTATGGCAACACACCCAAGGAGAGATTTGAGCTTAAAGGCGTAGGGCATGTTGCCTTAGTGGGTAACCCTAGAGCAGACTACGACAAAAACGATTATTCTATTAAAGACATACCGCCCCTTGCCATTAAAGAGGCGGTGTTAAAAGTGTTGGAAGGGACAAACAAATTTGAGTAA